Within Limisalsivibrio acetivorans, the genomic segment TTTGAGCAGGCTGTCTATATCATCATCCGCCTCGTCATCGCTCGGGGCAGAGGGGACAGGTTCATCGTCAGTACCAAGAAGAGCGCTTAGGTCATCTGTATCATCGGCATCTTCCTCTGCGGGGAAAAGATCATCTTCGGGTGTTTCCATCTCCTCCGCTGCCGTCTCTTCTTCGGGCTCTTCTCCAGGGGAGTCAGCCTCCGCCTCGAATTCCTCCGCCGTTTGAGCCGCTTCCTCCAGGCTTTCAGCCTCATCTGCGAAGGGCTCTTCTATGGTATCGGCACCCTCGGGGGCCTCATCCTCATCAAGGACTATATCCTCTTCTATATCAACCCCTTCTTCCACAGGAATGTCAGGTTCCACATCGATAACCTGATCCTCCGTTTCCTTCTCCTCCTCGGTCTCCATGAGCTCCATAACGGACTCATCTATAACCTGATCCGGCGAGGCGGGGGCGGATACATCCGTATCAGTAACTATCTCCTCATCAAGGGGCTCCGGCTCTTCCTCGGGCTCTTCAGGTGTATCGGCAGTATCTCCCACAGACTCATCAAGCTCTAAAGGCTCATCAATATCCAGAGGCTCTTCTTCACTTTCGGGAACCTGCTGCTCAAGGTCGGCCTCTTCCGCAGTGTCCTCATCATCTAAACTGAGCTGGATAGTCTCCGGTTCTGTTGAAAGGGGTTCTTCCGGTTCCACTTCGGTTTCAGGTTCCTCTTCGGGCTGCTCAGGTGCATCGGCAGTTTCCTCAATAGGCTCATCAAGTTCAACGGGTTCCTCAGAATCCAAAGGCTCTTCATCTCCGGGGAGTTCTGCCTCCAAAGGTTCGGGCTGAGTAACCGGCTCCGCCTGGGCAACGGGCTCCTGCGTCTCTTGCGCTTCGTCAACGCCTGCATCTTCAGGCACTCCGCTTTCCTCCGGCATCATAGAAAGACCGTAGCTTATCTTAGAATCGAGTGACTGGGAGTCAAAGGGCTTAAACAGGTAGTCATCGGCACCCGTTTTATCAAGATCCTCATCCTTAAACTGATCGAAAGCTCCTATGAGCAAAACTATCCAGGAGGAGGATGATATTTCCTTAAGTTTGGCTGTGAATTCAGCCAGGCGCACACCCTCAAGCTTATTGTCCAGCAGGATAATATCGTAGGGAGCGGATTTCAGCTTCATCACAGCATCATCCGCAGAGAAGGTCTTTGCAACGTCAAAACTGGCCTTGTCCACGC encodes:
- a CDS encoding response regulator, translating into MKKIMLIDDSLTIHRVIDLCVDKASFDVAKTFSADDAVMKLKSAPYDIILLDNKLEGVRLAEFTAKLKEISSSSWIVLLIGAFDQFKDEDLDKTGADDYLFKPFDSQSLDSKISYGLSMMPEESGVPEDAGVDEAQETQEPVAQAEPVTQPEPLEAELPGDEEPLDSEEPVELDEPIEETADAPEQPEEEPETEVEPEEPLSTEPETIQLSLDDEDTAEEADLEQQVPESEEEPLDIDEPLELDESVGDTADTPEEPEEEPEPLDEEIVTDTDVSAPASPDQVIDESVMELMETEEEKETEDQVIDVEPDIPVEEGVDIEEDIVLDEDEAPEGADTIEEPFADEAESLEEAAQTAEEFEAEADSPGEEPEEETAAEEMETPEDDLFPAEEDADDTDDLSALLGTDDEPVPSAPSDDEADDDIDSLLKELGGDDTDEEEEKPSERSADFEELSKAASSLMGSDKKEEDEPDVEEEISFDDLEEADEDEGLDDIDFPDTADEDIDVLGGSDDLSFDDLEEATDDEDLLEEAPEEEMSEISFDDLEEVDPDALPDEGPDEDVEAEEDMTAADAQDTAEEVLPDEDALPEETVEETALDLPGQSDVADIDADTELAESGPLEGELHEDDESAADTALEDKPFDTEAEEIPEEQPMTPDELKEGIENALDVEKLSDEKAEEVAEEVGEVEPVEALSEDVIKDVVERSLDADMLKNVIEDVLSEKLEEVLREVLPEIAEMVIREEIEKLKKGE